The Fulvivirga maritima genome segment AGTATGTGCCATTAGCTCATTGGACTTTTTTGTAGCCGCATATAAGGATACAGGATGATCCACATTCTGATGCACTGAAAACGGCATGGCAGTATTTCCTCCATATACTGAACTTGAAGATGCATAAATAAGATGCTTAACATCATGATAACGACACCCTTCCAAAATATTCAAAAAGCCTTGAACATTGTTTGAAATATATTCATCCGGATGTGTCAAAGAATATCGTACTCCTGCTTGTGCAGCCAGGTTGATGACATAATCAAATTTATGGGATTCAAATAAATCAAGAATTGATTTTTTATCACACAAATCAATTTCTATAAACTGGAAACACTCCTTTTTTGGCAATGCTTCCAACCTTGCTTTTTTCAAATTGACATCATAATAATCATTCATATTATCCATGCCTACAACCTGATAATCAAGCTTAAGTAGTTTATCACATAAATGAAAACCTATAAAACCAGCTGCTCCTGTAACTAATACTTTTGGATTCCCCACAAAAAAAGTCTTTTATATTTTGCAAGCAAAGGTAATAATTCTGACTATGCATTAAGGAATGTTTAAATATATTTGCAGCAAAATATAACTTTATCATGCCAGAAACGACTACAAATACTGACGAAATCGACTTAGGGGAATTACTAGTTAAAATAAAACAGGCCATCCTAACTAATAAATTAATCATATTGGTTTTGGCCTTGGTCGGCTTATTCATTGGTATTTTTTTATTCTATTCTAAGCCTAAAGTATATGAAAGTGAAATGCTTATTTATTCAGAAGTGCTTGAAGAACCTCTCATTGAGACCATAGGAGAGAACCTTGACAAACTGGTAAGTGAAGGGAATTATATGACTCTTGCTAATAAGTTGGGAATTTCTGATAGCGTAAGCACCTCAATTACCAGTATAGAAATATCCGTAAACGAAGGTCAGGTAAACAAGAGTAATGATGGAGAGCTAGGACTATTTTTCACCATTACAGTGGATGCCAATGGAGACAAAAACTGGACTATTATCAATGACGGAATTATAAGTTTTTTGAGAAACAACCGGTATATTGATAAAAGGGTAAAGCTAAAAAATGAGAACCTTAAGAATCTCACTTTAAGGTTAAATGATGAAGTAAGTCAAATAGATAGCTTGAAAAATAGTCTTAATGGATTAAGCAGCACAAGCAAAGATGTTACCATCTTAAGCCCTTCAACTGTTTATGAAACCTTAATTGATTTGTATAAAGACTTACTGAAAACCAACACCAACTTGCAATTATCAGAAGGCATAGAAATCATAGACATAATCACTTATAATAAACCAGTGAGTGCAGGATTATTAAAATCTGGTGTGGTAGGACTAGCTATAGGTATTTTTGTATCGCTTTTCTTGATTTTCTTTATTGAGGTGAGCAAATACATGCGTAAATACGAAAATTCAGGTAAGTGATTTATAATTTCATAAAAAAGGAAATCCTGCTGGAGTGGAGACAACGGTATGCCATCAACGGCATACTGCTATACCTTGTCAGTACAATATTTATTTGCTACCTAAGTTTCAATGTGAAGGCGAATCAATTAAACCCTATTACTTGGAACACCCTTTTTTGGATAATAATATTATTTACTTCTATTAGTGCCATAGCTAAAAGCTTTATTCAGGAAAAACAGGAAAGATACCTTTATTACTACTGGTTGTTAAAGCCACAAGTACTTATAACAGCCCGTATTATATATAATGGCCTATTAATGCTAATATTAGGATTAGCAGGTTTTATTATTTACGCAATCGTGCTGGGAAATCCTGTTCAGGATGTGACCTTATTTATTGTTAATCTGGTGCTGGCGTCAATCTCTTTTTCATCAGCACTAACTATGATTTCAGCTATTGCCTCAAAAGCTAATAGCAACCAAACGCTCATGGCCATACTAGGTTTTCCTGTAATATTGCCTATGCTCTTAATGATTATCAAGGTATCTAAAAACGCCTTAGATGGTCTACCAAGAGATGCCAGCTATCACGAAATAGCGACCTTATTCGCAATTAATCTAATAATAGGGGCCGTTTCTTACCTGTTATTCCCGTATATTTGGCGCAGCTAAGTGTATTAGGTTATGAACAAAATCTGGTGGAAAGCCCTAACTGTTATTTTACTAATTTATATCATTACAGGAGGCCTGTTATTTGATGTGCCTCGGTTAGATATATTGAATGAAACCATAAGAGCTTTATATTTCCATGTGCCTATGTGGTTTGGAATGATCATTATGCTCACCATTTCTGTGGTGCACTCCATTCTTTACTTAAGATCATCAGATGAAAAACATGACATTGCTGCAATAGAGTATGCTAATGTAGGTGTAGTATTCGGCATACTAGGCATAACTACGGGCATGCTCTGGGCGCAATTTACCTGGGGTGACTGGTGGAGTGGAGACCCTAAACAGAATGGAGCTGCTATCGGCTTATTGATTTATTTCGCCTATTTCATTTTAAGAGGTTCATTTGAAAATCAAGACCAAAAGGCACGAATCAGTGCTGTGTATAACATATTCGCCTTTGCCGCTCTCATTCCTTTATTATTTATACTGCCAAGACTAACGGACTCATTACACCCCGGCAATGGCGGTAACCCAGGCTTCAATGCCTATGATCTTGATAGCAAATTAAGAATGATCTTTTATCCGGCAGTAATTGCCTGGACACTTCTGGGGGTATGGATAACTACCTTAAGAATACGAATCAAAACTATTAGCAATTCCGTTTTATAAAACGAAATAAATACATTCTCGTAAAACTCTACTTTTAACATAAAGGTATTTCAAATGAAAAAATTACTAGTAGTCACTCTTCTCATTATTAGTTCTGTCATCGGTAAAGCCCAGGATAAGATTCAGGTTACTGAAGATGACTACACCAATAGTGAAGTAAGTATGGCTGATCAGTTTAGAGCCGAAGGAAAAATTTATGTGCTTACCGGAGTCATTTTATTGATATTGGGAGGACTGATTGGATATCTGATAGTTATAGACAGAAAAGTAAGCAAGATAGAGAAACAATTACCGAATGATAATAATTAGAAACCTTTTTGCGTCTAAATTTGTAGCATATTAGATTTTATTAATTATGAAAGCATCACATATAATAGGCATAGTAGTTATCGCAGTAGCCATAGGCATCATTATAGTGACGGCCGGCGATGCAAGCTCTTATGTTACTTTTGATCAAGCCAAAGAGATGGCTGATAATGGAAATAATAACAGCATTCATGTGGTAGGTGAGCTACCTAAAACAGGTAGTGGTGATATTACAGGAATTGAGCCATCTATTGATAAGCTGTCTTTTTCATTTGTAATGGTTGATGAAAACAAAAAAGAGCAAAGGGTTTTTTATAACGAACCTATGCCAACTGATTTCAAACGTTCAGAAAAAGTAGTGGTAATTGGTTCTTACAAGGAAGACCTTTTCGTGGCTGATAAAATTCTAATGAAGTGCCCTTCTAAATATCAGGAAAAGACAGTTAATGCTGGAATTTAAGACTTATGTCTGCATGTAAGTCTCCTCAAAATCGCTCAACAAAATATTATGATACATTCATTTATAGGTGACCTCGGTCACCTTTTTGTTATTATTACGCTGGTTACAGCAGTTTTTGCCGCTTTTTGCTATTTCATTGCATCAAAAAAAGATGGGCTTCAGGCTAACCCCTGGAAAATCAACGGCAGGTTCTTTTTTACTCTACATGCCATAGCCGTTACAGGCATAGTCTTTTGCCTTTTTTACATTATCTATAATCACTACTTCGAATATCATTACGCTTGGAGCCATTCTTCCAGGCAACTACCCACACACTATATGATCTCCTGCTTTTGGGAAGGTCAAGAAGGCAGTTTTCTATTATGGATTTTCTGGCATGCGCTTCTAGGCATCATAATCATCTTAACTAATAAATTCTGGGAATCATCTGTAATGACGGTATTCTCACTAGTGCAGATTTTCCTTGCCTCAATGATATTAGGAATAGTGATACCAGGCCTTGACATTAAGCTGGGTAGTTCTCCTTTCATATTATTAAGAGATGCCATTGACGCCCCCATATTCTCTTCACAGCCGGATTTTGTTCCAGAAGATGGTACAGGGTTGAATCCTTTACTCCAAAATTATTGGATGGTAATTCACCCGCCTACTTTATTCCTCGGTTTTGCCCTATGTACTGTTCCTTTTGCGTATTGTATAGGTGGCCTATGGAAAAAGCGCTATAGAGATTGGATAAGACCTGCTTTGCCTTGGGCACTTGTTGGAGGAGCCATTTTAGGCTTAGGTATACTCATGGGAGGTTATTGGGCTTATGAAACCCTGAACTTCGGAGGTTATTGGAATTGGGACCCTGTAGAAAACGCTGTGTACGTACCTTGGTTGTTCTTGGTGGCAGCCATCCACACTATGATCACTTTTAGAAGTAGTGAAACTGCTCTGAAAGCCAGTATAATTTTAGTGATCACCACATTCATATTAATATTATATTCCACCTTTCTTACCAGAAGTGGGGTTCTCGGTGAGTCTTCTGTTCACTCATTTACTGATTTAGGACTTTCTGGCCAATTATTAATATACCTTCTATTCTTCACCTTGGGAGCAATAATACTTTCAGCAGTCCGATGGAATGAACTGCCAACCACAGAAAAAGAAGCCTCCACCTATTCCAGAGAATTTTGGATATTTATCGGTGCCGTGGTTTTATGCCTTATGGGCTTTCAGGTGCTTATTCCTACTTCCATTCCAGTTTATAACAAAATTTTAGAACTATTTGGTGTTGTTTCCAATTTGGCTCCTCCTGCAGATCAGGTAGGATTTTACACCAAATTTCAATTATGGTTTTCTGTATTAGTGGCTTTGCTTTCAGGTACAGGTCAGTTTTTCTGGTGGAAAAAGATGGACAAAGAGGCTTTAAAAAACAGCCTTACTATCCCTGTAGTAATTACCTTGATTCTTACTATGGTAATAATATTGATTAAAGATGTGGCAGAGCCTTCTTACATTGTTTTATTACTCGCCAGTGTTTATACTGTAGTAGCTAATGGCAAAATATTTATTGATGTAATCAGAAAAAGCCCCGGGCTTTCTGGTGGAGCTATTACTCACATAGGAGTAGGACTTATGTTAATAGGCATAATGTTTTCATCAGGATACTCTAAAGTAGTATCCCTCAATACTACAGGAATGCTCATATCTAAAGAGTCTTCTAATGAGTTTAACAGTGAAAACTTACTTCTTTTTGTTAATGAACCAAAAGAAATGGCTGGTTATCAGCTAAAGTACAAAGGTGAAAGGGTAGAGTCAACCAGTCCATCTGTTTTCATTAATAAAAATGACATAGAAAAAACGGCTACTGACTATTTGGTGACAGCCAAAAAAGATATTGAAGATGACGGAGAAGTAGTTTTTAGCAAAGGAGATACTATTAAAATTTCCGCTGAAAATACTTATTATGCAATTGAATACACTGACCAAAGTGGCAATAGCTTCGACTTATACCCAAGAGCTCAAGTAAATGAATCTATGGGCGGTTTGCTGGCATCTCCGGATATCAAAAGAGGTTTATCTAAAGACCTTTATACGCATGTTTCTTCTATAAGAAGTCCTAACGAAAAAGTAGAATGGAGTGATCTGGAAGAATTTAAAGTAAGCCCTGGAAATAACTTCTTTGTAAATGATTATGTCTCGCATATCGACAGAGTGGAGCGTTTGGATCACATTGAAGGAATTGACCTTGCCGCTGATGATGTAGCCGTAAAAGTAAGTATCACCGTAGAAGGTGAAGACAAGGAATACTTGGCTCAGCCTATTTTCTTAATTAAAGACGGTATGGTTGGTCGTATAGCTGATGAAATAAATGACCTGGGCATTAAGTTTACTGCATTAAATATTCACCCTGATGAAAATGCATTTACCATAGGAGCCAACACCAGACAAAAAGACTGGGTAGTATTAAAGGCTATGGAAAAACCTTTCATCAACGTACTTTGGGGAGGCACATTATTGCTTATCATAGGTTTTGGAGTAGCTATCAACAGAAGATATAAAGAATTCAAAAAAATGAGAGAGAAGGGGATGGAATAATCCTCTTTTCTCCTTAATAATAGGAGAAAACATATGGCACAGCAGCAATATGTCACTTTTATTGGAGCCGGTAATGTGGCTTGGCACTTGGCACCAGCCTTGGATAATGCAGGTTATGCCGTTAGGGAGGTCTACAGCAGCACTGAGAAAAGCGCTAAAGCCCTAATTAGCAGACTGTACCAAGCAGAATTAAAAACAAATCTTGATTTCTCTGACAGCGCTTCTCAAATATTTATAGTTTCCGTTTCCGATGATGCCATTGAAAGCATAGCCCAGGAGATAATATTGCCAGATAACGCCATCATTGCGCATACTTCTGGTGCACAGCCATTAAGTGCATTATCTTATAGTGCAGGAGAAAATATTGGTGTTTTCTATCCACTTCAAACTTTTTCTAAAGACAAAAAGGTGGACTTTAAGTCTACCCCTATTTGCATAGAAGCAGAAAACAAGTTTACCAGAAATACACTTTTAGATATAGCTGATACTATCAGTAAAAAAGTATATAAAATAGATTCTGCTGATAGAAAGTCACTTCATGTTGCTGCGGTTTTTGCCTGCAATTTCACCAACCATTTCTTTAAAATTGCTTCTGATATTCTTAGAAGTAAAAAATTAGAGTTTAATCTCTTACAGCCTCTTATCGCAGAAACCATCAATAAGGCATTAGAAATTGGCCCTGACAAATCTCAAACCGGCCCTGCTGTGAGGCATGATTTTGAAACGCTAGATAAACATATGGATTATCTAGAAGGGAACGAAGAGCTTTCAGAAATGTACAGGCTCATTTCTCAGCATATTATTGACACCTATCCTAAAGACTGATGTCATCACACCACATAGTTAAAGATGACCAAGAGCCTGCTCTCATTATACAAGCTCCCATTTCGAATCTGGAACACCTGAAACAGCTATTAGAGTGGAGTCCTACGGTCATCTCCTCTTATGAGGCTCTAGATTGGCTATTAACAGAAAGCATTAACATTGATGTGCTCATCTGCACTGAGGCAGAATTAAGCTCAGCAACAGAAAAACTTCAGCATCAGCTACCGGTTAAATTCCTTACCTTTCATTCATTAGAAAAAGGCATTATTCCTGAAGCCATTAGTTTTCTGACCTACGCCAAATACGGAGCCGCACATATCATAGGTCCATTTAAAGCCGACTTACTTCAACAAACACCTCTTTCTATTGGTGTAATTTGGTCAGATGATCTACATCAATGGGCATTGGTAAAGCATGGTAATTACAAAAAGTGGTATAACCATCA includes the following:
- a CDS encoding Wzz/FepE/Etk N-terminal domain-containing protein, which encodes MPETTTNTDEIDLGELLVKIKQAILTNKLIILVLALVGLFIGIFLFYSKPKVYESEMLIYSEVLEEPLIETIGENLDKLVSEGNYMTLANKLGISDSVSTSITSIEISVNEGQVNKSNDGELGLFFTITVDANGDKNWTIINDGIISFLRNNRYIDKRVKLKNENLKNLTLRLNDEVSQIDSLKNSLNGLSSTSKDVTILSPSTVYETLIDLYKDLLKTNTNLQLSEGIEIIDIITYNKPVSAGLLKSGVVGLAIGIFVSLFLIFFIEVSKYMRKYENSGK
- a CDS encoding heme exporter protein CcmB; the encoded protein is MIYNFIKKEILLEWRQRYAINGILLYLVSTIFICYLSFNVKANQLNPITWNTLFWIIILFTSISAIAKSFIQEKQERYLYYYWLLKPQVLITARIIYNGLLMLILGLAGFIIYAIVLGNPVQDVTLFIVNLVLASISFSSALTMISAIASKANSNQTLMAILGFPVILPMLLMIIKVSKNALDGLPRDASYHEIATLFAINLIIGAVSYLLFPYIWRS
- the ccsA gene encoding cytochrome c biogenesis protein CcsA → MNKIWWKALTVILLIYIITGGLLFDVPRLDILNETIRALYFHVPMWFGMIIMLTISVVHSILYLRSSDEKHDIAAIEYANVGVVFGILGITTGMLWAQFTWGDWWSGDPKQNGAAIGLLIYFAYFILRGSFENQDQKARISAVYNIFAFAALIPLLFILPRLTDSLHPGNGGNPGFNAYDLDSKLRMIFYPAVIAWTLLGVWITTLRIRIKTISNSVL
- a CDS encoding CcmD family protein; this encodes MKKLLVVTLLIISSVIGKAQDKIQVTEDDYTNSEVSMADQFRAEGKIYVLTGVILLILGGLIGYLIVIDRKVSKIEKQLPNDNN
- a CDS encoding cytochrome c maturation protein CcmE domain-containing protein — protein: MKASHIIGIVVIAVAIGIIIVTAGDASSYVTFDQAKEMADNGNNNSIHVVGELPKTGSGDITGIEPSIDKLSFSFVMVDENKKEQRVFYNEPMPTDFKRSEKVVVIGSYKEDLFVADKILMKCPSKYQEKTVNAGI
- a CDS encoding heme lyase CcmF/NrfE family subunit, translating into MIHSFIGDLGHLFVIITLVTAVFAAFCYFIASKKDGLQANPWKINGRFFFTLHAIAVTGIVFCLFYIIYNHYFEYHYAWSHSSRQLPTHYMISCFWEGQEGSFLLWIFWHALLGIIIILTNKFWESSVMTVFSLVQIFLASMILGIVIPGLDIKLGSSPFILLRDAIDAPIFSSQPDFVPEDGTGLNPLLQNYWMVIHPPTLFLGFALCTVPFAYCIGGLWKKRYRDWIRPALPWALVGGAILGLGILMGGYWAYETLNFGGYWNWDPVENAVYVPWLFLVAAIHTMITFRSSETALKASIILVITTFILILYSTFLTRSGVLGESSVHSFTDLGLSGQLLIYLLFFTLGAIILSAVRWNELPTTEKEASTYSREFWIFIGAVVLCLMGFQVLIPTSIPVYNKILELFGVVSNLAPPADQVGFYTKFQLWFSVLVALLSGTGQFFWWKKMDKEALKNSLTIPVVITLILTMVIILIKDVAEPSYIVLLLASVYTVVANGKIFIDVIRKSPGLSGGAITHIGVGLMLIGIMFSSGYSKVVSLNTTGMLISKESSNEFNSENLLLFVNEPKEMAGYQLKYKGERVESTSPSVFINKNDIEKTATDYLVTAKKDIEDDGEVVFSKGDTIKISAENTYYAIEYTDQSGNSFDLYPRAQVNESMGGLLASPDIKRGLSKDLYTHVSSIRSPNEKVEWSDLEEFKVSPGNNFFVNDYVSHIDRVERLDHIEGIDLAADDVAVKVSITVEGEDKEYLAQPIFLIKDGMVGRIADEINDLGIKFTALNIHPDENAFTIGANTRQKDWVVLKAMEKPFINVLWGGTLLLIIGFGVAINRRYKEFKKMREKGME
- a CDS encoding Rossmann-like and DUF2520 domain-containing protein, coding for MAQQQYVTFIGAGNVAWHLAPALDNAGYAVREVYSSTEKSAKALISRLYQAELKTNLDFSDSASQIFIVSVSDDAIESIAQEIILPDNAIIAHTSGAQPLSALSYSAGENIGVFYPLQTFSKDKKVDFKSTPICIEAENKFTRNTLLDIADTISKKVYKIDSADRKSLHVAAVFACNFTNHFFKIASDILRSKKLEFNLLQPLIAETINKALEIGPDKSQTGPAVRHDFETLDKHMDYLEGNEELSEMYRLISQHIIDTYPKD